In the Streptomyces sp. cg36 genome, one interval contains:
- a CDS encoding PAS domain-containing protein — protein sequence MSASRSETTNALGPDEPDREHEDGPGAAAEPEPGGDLLAALLDGMDAALCAFDAAGAVTHWNREAERILGWSAGEAVGRKGFAGWAVRAADAGEVEGRLMAAMDAPGRQVHEFALLTKDGGRVLVRTQSAGVRGADGTPAGVYCAFSEVHAQIDLERSIALSEALFEDGSWGVVLVDVDLRPTVVNAYAARALGTGRATLLGRPLGELVVRGVDELEGALHHVLAEGAPASPAELWATVRTAEGERRRCWHSGFLRLASPLAEEPVPLGVAWLFQDVTDAKLAEQEADRLRFRWNQLHRAARTAAECEDPAEAATAYLDFALAGFAEHALVDLAVGEDRLVRTAASPASAPGPVAPVAGGGFPVRYAPGHPALQAADRIGSVRASGGAGAQSWAEERQWPPDARHALCTVLRSRGRTVGVLTFLRGPGRPAFERPDATYAESVAVRVAASLDLARALEH from the coding sequence ATGAGTGCTTCCCGGAGTGAGACCACCAACGCCCTCGGTCCCGACGAGCCGGACCGGGAGCACGAGGACGGTCCCGGCGCGGCGGCCGAGCCCGAACCCGGCGGCGATCTGCTCGCCGCCCTGCTCGACGGCATGGACGCGGCGCTCTGCGCCTTCGACGCGGCCGGCGCGGTCACCCACTGGAACCGCGAGGCCGAGCGGATCCTCGGCTGGAGCGCCGGGGAGGCGGTGGGCCGCAAGGGCTTCGCCGGGTGGGCGGTGCGGGCCGCCGACGCGGGCGAGGTGGAGGGCCGGCTGATGGCGGCGATGGACGCGCCGGGCCGCCAGGTCCACGAGTTCGCGCTGCTCACCAAGGACGGCGGCCGGGTCCTGGTGCGCACCCAGTCGGCCGGGGTGCGGGGCGCGGACGGCACACCGGCGGGCGTGTACTGCGCGTTCAGCGAGGTGCACGCGCAGATCGACCTGGAGCGCTCGATCGCGCTCAGCGAGGCCCTGTTCGAGGACGGCTCCTGGGGCGTCGTCCTGGTCGACGTGGACCTGCGGCCCACCGTCGTCAACGCGTACGCGGCCCGCGCCCTGGGGACCGGCCGCGCCACCCTGCTCGGGCGCCCGCTGGGCGAGCTGGTGGTGCGGGGCGTCGACGAGCTGGAGGGCGCGCTCCACCACGTACTGGCGGAGGGCGCGCCCGCCTCGCCCGCCGAGCTGTGGGCGACCGTGCGCACCGCCGAGGGCGAGCGGCGGCGCTGCTGGCACAGCGGCTTCCTGCGGCTCGCCTCGCCGCTGGCCGAGGAGCCGGTGCCGCTCGGGGTGGCCTGGCTCTTCCAGGACGTCACCGACGCCAAGCTCGCCGAGCAGGAGGCCGACCGGCTGCGGTTCCGGTGGAACCAGCTGCACCGGGCGGCGCGCACGGCGGCCGAGTGCGAGGACCCGGCGGAGGCGGCCACCGCGTACCTGGACTTCGCGCTCGCGGGCTTCGCCGAGCACGCGCTGGTCGATCTGGCGGTCGGCGAGGACCGGCTGGTGCGGACGGCGGCGTCCCCGGCGTCCGCGCCGGGCCCGGTCGCCCCGGTGGCGGGCGGCGGCTTCCCGGTCCGCTACGCCCCGGGCCACCCCGCGCTCCAGGCGGCCGACCGGATCGGCTCGGTCCGGGCCAGCGGCGGCGCGGGGGCGCAGAGCTGGGCGGAGGAGCGCCAGTGGCCGCCGGACGCCCGCCACGCCCTGTGCACGGTCCTGCGCAGCCGGGGCCGTACGGTCGGCGTCCTGACGTTCCTGCGCGGCCCCGGCCGCCCGGCGTTCGAGCGCCCGGACGCGACGTACGCGGAGAGCGTGGCGGTCCGGGTGGCCGCGTCCCTGGACCTGGCGCGGGCCCTGGAGCACTGA
- a CDS encoding citrate synthase 2: MSDFVPGLEGVVAFETEIAEPDKEGGALRYRGVDIEDLVGHVSFGNVWGLLVDGAFNPGLPPAEPFPIPVHSGDIRVDVQSALAMLAPVWGLKPLLDIDERTARDDLARAAVMALSYVAQSARGQGLPMVPQREIDRAESIVERFMIRWRGEPDPKHVKAVDAYWTSAAEHGMNASTFTARVIASTGADVAAALSGAVGAMSGPLHGGAPSRVLGMIEEIERTGDATAYVKKALDKGERLMGFGHRVYRAEDPRARVLRRTAKELGAPRFEVAEALEKAALEELHARRPDRVLATNVEFWAAIMLDFAQVPAHMFTSMFTCARTAGWSAHILEQKRTGRLVRPSARYIGPGPRDPREVAGFGAIRG, encoded by the coding sequence ATGTCCGACTTCGTACCCGGACTTGAAGGAGTCGTCGCGTTCGAGACCGAGATCGCCGAACCCGACAAGGAAGGCGGTGCCCTGCGGTACCGCGGGGTCGACATCGAGGACCTCGTCGGCCACGTGTCGTTCGGGAACGTGTGGGGCCTGCTCGTCGACGGCGCCTTCAACCCCGGCCTGCCGCCCGCCGAGCCGTTCCCCATCCCCGTCCACTCGGGTGACATCCGCGTGGACGTGCAGTCCGCGCTCGCGATGCTCGCCCCGGTCTGGGGCCTCAAGCCGCTGCTCGACATCGACGAGCGCACCGCCCGCGACGACCTGGCGCGGGCCGCCGTGATGGCGCTCTCGTACGTGGCGCAGTCGGCGCGCGGACAGGGCCTGCCGATGGTGCCGCAGCGCGAGATCGACCGCGCCGAGTCCATCGTCGAGCGGTTCATGATCCGCTGGCGCGGCGAGCCGGACCCCAAGCACGTCAAGGCCGTCGACGCGTACTGGACGTCGGCCGCCGAGCACGGCATGAACGCCTCGACGTTCACCGCCCGCGTCATCGCCTCCACCGGCGCCGACGTCGCCGCCGCGCTCTCCGGCGCGGTCGGCGCGATGTCCGGCCCGCTGCACGGCGGCGCCCCCTCCCGCGTCCTCGGCATGATCGAGGAGATCGAGCGGACCGGCGACGCCACCGCGTACGTCAAGAAGGCCCTGGACAAGGGCGAGCGCCTGATGGGCTTCGGCCACCGCGTCTACCGCGCCGAGGACCCGCGCGCCCGGGTGCTGCGCCGCACCGCCAAGGAGCTGGGCGCGCCCCGCTTCGAGGTCGCCGAGGCGCTGGAGAAGGCGGCCCTCGAAGAGCTGCACGCGCGCCGCCCCGACCGGGTGCTCGCCACCAACGTGGAGTTCTGGGCCGCGATCATGCTGGACTTCGCGCAGGTGCCGGCGCACATGTTCACCTCGATGTTCACCTGCGCCCGCACCGCGGGCTGGTCGGCGCACATCCTGGAGCAGAAGCGGACGGGCCGTCTGGTCCGCCCGTCCGCCCGCTACATCGGCCCGGGTCCGCGCGACCCGCGCGAGGTGGCGGGGTTCGGCGCGATCCGGGGCTGA
- the pdxH gene encoding pyridoxamine 5'-phosphate oxidase: MRRQYRTTLLDEADLAATPMAQFARWFKEAVTAGLHEPNAMVVATATPDGHPSTRTVLLKAYDDRGFVFYTNYASRKGRELAANPRVSLLFPWHQISRQVIVTGTAGQVPREETEAYFRSRPHGSQLGAWASPQSAPLASRAELTSRYEELAARHPEGTEVPVPPQWGGFRIVPEAVEFWQGHENRLHDRLRYVPAGPDEWRVERLAP, from the coding sequence ATGCGCCGCCAGTACCGCACCACCCTCCTCGACGAGGCGGACCTCGCGGCGACCCCGATGGCCCAGTTCGCCCGCTGGTTCAAGGAGGCCGTCACCGCGGGGCTGCACGAGCCGAACGCCATGGTCGTCGCCACGGCGACCCCCGACGGCCACCCGTCGACGCGCACGGTCCTGCTCAAGGCGTACGACGACCGCGGGTTCGTCTTCTACACCAACTACGCCTCCCGCAAGGGCCGCGAACTGGCGGCGAACCCGCGCGTCTCGCTGCTCTTCCCCTGGCACCAGATCTCCCGCCAGGTGATCGTCACCGGCACCGCCGGGCAGGTGCCGCGGGAGGAGACCGAGGCGTACTTCCGCTCCCGCCCGCACGGCTCGCAGCTCGGCGCCTGGGCGAGCCCCCAGTCCGCCCCGCTCGCCTCCCGGGCGGAACTGACGTCCCGTTACGAGGAGTTGGCGGCCCGCCACCCCGAGGGCACCGAGGTCCCGGTGCCGCCGCAGTGGGGCGGCTTCCGGATCGTCCCGGAGGCGGTGGAGTTCTGGCAGGGCCATGAGAACCGGCTGCACGACCGGCTGCGCTATGTGCCGGCGGGGCCGGACGAGTGGCGCGTCGAGCGCCTCGCCCCGTAG
- a CDS encoding iron dependent repressor, metal binding and dimerization domain protein: MSGLIDTTEMYLRTILELEEEGVVPMRARIAERLDQSGPTVSQTVARMERDGLVQVAGDRHLELTDEGRRLATRVMRKHRLAECLLVDVIGLEWEQVHAEACRWEHVMSEAVERRVLELLRHPTESPYGNPIPGLEELGEKSEADAFLEDGIISLNELEATEDGMTVVVRRIGEPIQTDAQLMYTLRRAGVQPGAVVSVTRSPGGVLVGSSGEAAELDGDVASHVFVAKR; encoded by the coding sequence ATGTCCGGACTGATCGACACGACGGAGATGTATCTCCGCACCATCCTCGAACTTGAGGAAGAGGGTGTGGTCCCCATGCGCGCCCGGATCGCCGAGCGACTCGACCAGAGCGGGCCGACGGTGAGCCAGACGGTCGCGCGGATGGAGCGCGACGGCCTGGTCCAGGTCGCGGGCGACCGCCATCTGGAGCTCACCGACGAGGGCCGCAGGCTCGCCACCCGCGTGATGCGCAAGCACCGCCTCGCCGAGTGCCTGCTGGTCGACGTGATCGGCCTGGAGTGGGAGCAGGTGCACGCCGAGGCGTGCCGCTGGGAGCACGTGATGAGCGAGGCGGTGGAGCGCCGCGTCCTGGAGCTGCTGCGCCACCCCACCGAGTCGCCGTACGGGAACCCGATCCCGGGCCTGGAGGAGCTGGGCGAGAAGTCCGAGGCCGACGCGTTCCTGGAGGACGGGATCATCAGCCTCAACGAGCTGGAGGCGACCGAGGACGGCATGACCGTGGTCGTGCGCCGCATCGGCGAGCCGATCCAGACGGACGCCCAGCTGATGTACACGCTGCGGCGCGCGGGTGTGCAGCCCGGCGCGGTCGTCAGCGTCACGCGCTCGCCGGGCGGCGTCCTGGTCGGCAGCAGCGGCGAGGCGGCCGAGCTCGACGGCGACGTGGCCTCCCACGTCTTCGTGGCCAAGCGCTAG
- a CDS encoding alpha/beta fold hydrolase has translation MVRRSDVTGHEGVRLAAWEFADPPKGRRSADPAPGVLLLHGLMGRAAHWASTARWLAEKHRAVALDQRGHGRSEKPAEGPYTREAYVADAAAAIEQLGLAPVTLIGHSMGALTAWQLAAGRPDLVRALVVCDMRASALGTASQREWEDWFKSWPVPFATLADVRKWFGEDDPWVERPSPARGEFFAEVMAERADGWRPVFSRRQMLRSRETWVYDAHWEELAQVRCPALVVRGLDGELGRAEAQEMVRVLPRGRYAEVADAGHLVHYDQPEGWRAVVEPFLRETADEPVPSS, from the coding sequence ATGGTGCGACGCAGCGACGTGACGGGACACGAGGGCGTGCGCCTCGCCGCCTGGGAGTTCGCCGACCCGCCCAAGGGCCGCCGCTCGGCCGACCCCGCGCCGGGGGTGCTCCTGCTCCACGGCCTGATGGGCCGCGCCGCGCACTGGGCGTCCACCGCCCGCTGGCTGGCCGAGAAGCACCGGGCGGTCGCCCTCGACCAGCGCGGCCACGGCCGCAGCGAGAAGCCCGCCGAAGGCCCGTACACCCGCGAGGCGTACGTGGCGGACGCGGCGGCGGCCATCGAGCAGCTCGGCCTCGCCCCGGTCACCCTGATCGGCCACTCCATGGGCGCCCTCACCGCCTGGCAGCTCGCCGCCGGCCGCCCCGACCTGGTGCGCGCCCTGGTCGTCTGCGACATGCGGGCCTCCGCGCTCGGCACGGCCTCGCAGCGCGAGTGGGAGGACTGGTTCAAGTCCTGGCCGGTGCCGTTCGCGACGCTCGCGGACGTACGGAAGTGGTTCGGCGAGGACGACCCCTGGGTGGAGCGGCCCAGCCCCGCGCGCGGCGAGTTCTTCGCCGAGGTGATGGCCGAGCGCGCCGACGGCTGGCGCCCGGTCTTCTCCCGCCGCCAGATGCTCCGCTCCCGCGAGACCTGGGTCTACGACGCGCACTGGGAGGAGCTGGCCCAGGTCCGCTGCCCGGCCCTGGTGGTGCGCGGCCTGGACGGCGAGCTGGGCCGCGCCGAGGCCCAGGAGATGGTCCGCGTCCTGCCCCGGGGGAGGTACGCGGAGGTGGCCGACGCCGGGCACCTGGTCCACTACGACCAGCCGGAGGGCTGGCGGGCCGTGGTCGAGCCCTTCCTGCGCGAGACGGCCGACGAGCCGGTCCCGTCCTCCTGA
- a CDS encoding TetR/AcrR family transcriptional regulator: MGVVTSAAKSPKQDRSRATRQRLLEAAVACLAEHGWAGSTVSVVAERAGVSRGAAQHHFPTREDLFTAAVEYVAEERSSALRALGPTDRHTVVASLVDLYTGPLFRAALHLWVAAANEPQLHARVRELEARVGRESHRIAVALLGADESVPGVRETVQGLLDMARGLGLANVLTDDRARRERVVAQWAELVDGALGRA; the protein is encoded by the coding sequence ATGGGTGTGGTGACCTCCGCCGCCAAGAGCCCCAAGCAGGACCGCAGCCGGGCCACCCGGCAGCGGCTCCTGGAGGCGGCCGTGGCGTGTCTGGCCGAGCACGGCTGGGCGGGCTCGACGGTGTCGGTGGTGGCCGAGCGGGCCGGGGTTTCGCGGGGCGCGGCCCAGCACCACTTCCCGACCCGGGAGGACCTGTTCACGGCGGCCGTCGAGTACGTGGCCGAGGAGCGCTCCTCGGCGCTGCGCGCGCTCGGCCCCACCGACCGCCACACCGTGGTCGCCAGCCTCGTCGACCTGTACACGGGACCGCTGTTCCGGGCGGCGCTGCACCTGTGGGTGGCCGCCGCCAACGAGCCGCAACTGCACGCCCGGGTGCGGGAGCTGGAGGCGCGGGTCGGCCGGGAGTCGCACCGCATCGCGGTGGCGCTGCTCGGCGCGGACGAGTCGGTGCCCGGGGTGCGCGAGACGGTCCAGGGCCTCCTGGACATGGCCCGGGGCCTGGGCCTGGCCAACGTCCTCACGGACGACCGGGCCCGGCGCGAGCGGGTCGTGGCGCAGTGGGCGGAGCTGGTGGACGGGGCGCTGGGGCGGGCCTAG
- a CDS encoding transporter has translation MSTTYDAPAGRTAPGPPSLTPVFVRLKLSLLRNGLRQSGGRRAAYITSAVLALLFAALQLLGLIALRGDAHAGTVTVLLTAVLALAWAVMPLFFPSGDETLDPTRLVMLPLRPRSLIVALLAASLVGIGPLFTLCLVLGSAIAVAGSWAAGAVAAVAVPLTVLVCVALARAVAAANTRLLTSRKGRDLAVLSGLVIAVGFQVVNFGAQRIGDSGGLSTLDPAADVVRWLPPAAAIGAVDSAADGAYGRAVLQLLLTAAALAALLYGWQRSLTRLMTSPDGSTVRPADTGREKSGAGLAGLLPEGRTGTVMLRTLRYAWRDPKTKTAWITSLAIGLIVPLFNALQGHGTVYFASFGAFMLGAQMYNQFGQDTSAFWMVVQTISSSRDAYLELRARALAILLVTLPYTVLVAVVTAGAIGDWAALPEALGLSLGLLGAMLATGAVASAVFAYSIPQDSRKNVAPGQGGIAFLAITGGMLTSGLLCAPLIALVIWLHVAGHHDSLWLVLPAGVVYGALVAYAGLRAAAPRTARRLPEILTAVSRG, from the coding sequence ATGAGCACCACCTACGACGCCCCCGCGGGGCGGACCGCCCCCGGTCCGCCCTCGCTGACCCCCGTCTTCGTCCGGCTGAAGCTCTCGCTGCTCCGGAACGGGCTGCGGCAGTCCGGCGGCCGGCGGGCCGCCTACATCACCTCGGCCGTGCTCGCCCTGCTGTTCGCCGCGCTCCAGCTGCTCGGCCTGATCGCGCTGCGCGGGGACGCGCACGCGGGCACGGTGACCGTGCTGCTCACCGCCGTACTGGCGCTCGCCTGGGCGGTGATGCCGCTCTTCTTCCCCAGCGGCGACGAGACGCTCGACCCGACCCGGCTGGTGATGCTGCCGCTGCGCCCGCGCTCGCTGATCGTGGCGCTGCTGGCGGCCTCGCTGGTGGGCATCGGGCCGCTCTTCACGCTCTGCCTGGTGCTGGGTTCGGCGATCGCGGTCGCCGGGAGCTGGGCGGCGGGCGCGGTCGCGGCGGTCGCGGTGCCGCTGACGGTCCTGGTGTGCGTGGCGCTGGCGCGGGCGGTCGCGGCGGCCAACACCCGGCTGCTGACCTCCCGCAAGGGCCGCGATCTGGCGGTGCTGAGCGGTCTGGTGATCGCCGTCGGCTTCCAGGTGGTGAACTTCGGGGCGCAGCGCATCGGCGACTCCGGCGGCCTGTCCACGCTGGACCCGGCCGCGGACGTGGTGCGCTGGCTGCCGCCGGCGGCAGCGATCGGCGCGGTCGACTCGGCGGCCGACGGCGCGTACGGGCGGGCGGTGCTCCAGCTGCTGCTCACCGCCGCCGCCCTGGCCGCCCTGCTGTACGGCTGGCAGCGCTCGCTCACCCGGCTGATGACGAGCCCGGACGGCTCGACCGTGCGGCCCGCCGACACCGGCCGCGAGAAGTCCGGGGCGGGCCTGGCCGGGCTGCTGCCCGAGGGGCGCACCGGCACGGTGATGCTGCGCACCCTGCGGTACGCCTGGCGCGATCCCAAGACCAAGACGGCGTGGATCACTTCGCTGGCCATCGGTCTGATCGTGCCGCTGTTCAACGCCCTCCAGGGGCACGGCACGGTGTACTTCGCCTCGTTCGGCGCGTTCATGCTGGGCGCCCAGATGTACAACCAGTTCGGCCAGGACACCTCGGCGTTCTGGATGGTCGTCCAGACGATCTCCTCGTCCCGGGACGCCTATCTGGAGCTGCGCGCGCGGGCGTTGGCGATCCTGCTGGTGACCCTGCCGTACACGGTCCTGGTCGCGGTGGTCACCGCCGGGGCGATCGGCGACTGGGCGGCGCTGCCCGAGGCGCTGGGGCTCTCGCTGGGGCTGCTGGGCGCGATGCTGGCGACGGGCGCGGTCGCCTCGGCGGTGTTCGCGTACTCGATCCCGCAGGACAGCCGCAAGAACGTGGCGCCGGGCCAGGGCGGCATCGCGTTCCTGGCGATCACCGGCGGCATGCTGACCAGCGGGCTGCTCTGCGCGCCGCTGATCGCGCTGGTGATCTGGCTGCACGTGGCCGGCCACCACGACTCGCTTTGGCTGGTGCTGCCCGCGGGCGTGGTGTACGGGGCGCTCGTGGCGTACGCCGGGCTGCGCGCCGCGGCCCCGCGCACCGCCAGGCGGCTGCCGGAGATCCTGACGGCGGTCAGCCGGGGCTGA
- a CDS encoding GNAT family N-acetyltransferase: MSAARIDLEPLRAGHADEMADVLGDPALHRFTGGAPYARDELRARYERLAAGSPDPAVHWLNWVVRLRGDGRPVGTVQATVEGAAAEVAWVIGTPWQGRGYATEAARALVAGLAAHGVRRVVAHIHPDHTASAAVARAAGLAPTRERRDGEVRWSGGPGG; the protein is encoded by the coding sequence ATGTCGGCCGCGCGGATCGACCTGGAGCCCCTGCGGGCCGGGCACGCCGACGAGATGGCGGACGTGCTGGGCGACCCCGCGCTGCACCGGTTCACCGGCGGCGCCCCGTATGCGCGGGACGAACTGCGCGCGCGGTACGAGAGGTTGGCCGCCGGGTCGCCCGACCCGGCCGTGCACTGGCTCAACTGGGTGGTGCGGCTGCGCGGGGACGGCCGTCCGGTGGGTACGGTCCAGGCCACTGTGGAGGGCGCCGCGGCGGAGGTCGCCTGGGTGATCGGCACGCCCTGGCAGGGCCGCGGGTACGCCACCGAGGCCGCGCGGGCGCTCGTCGCCGGGCTCGCCGCGCACGGGGTCCGCCGCGTCGTCGCGCACATCCACCCCGACCACACCGCCTCCGCCGCCGTCGCGCGCGCGGCCGGGCTGGCCCCGACGCGGGAGCGCCGGGACGGCGAGGTGCGCTGGAGCGGCGGGCCGGGCGGCTGA
- a CDS encoding VOC family protein: MTSLVRHVTFDCADAHALGTFWAAVLDGKLADEDLPGDPEALVTTEGAALLFVAVEDAKAVKNRVHLDLQPQDRTRDEEVDRLLALGATLVGDHRRPDGGGWVTLADIEGNEFCVERSAGERAG; this comes from the coding sequence ATGACCTCACTTGTACGTCATGTGACGTTCGACTGCGCCGACGCCCACGCCCTCGGCACCTTCTGGGCCGCGGTCCTCGACGGCAAGCTCGCCGACGAGGACCTCCCGGGCGACCCGGAGGCCCTGGTCACCACCGAGGGCGCCGCGCTGCTCTTCGTGGCGGTCGAGGACGCCAAGGCCGTGAAGAACCGCGTCCACCTCGACCTCCAGCCCCAGGACCGCACCCGCGACGAGGAGGTGGACCGGCTGCTCGCCCTCGGCGCCACCCTGGTCGGCGACCACCGGCGCCCCGACGGCGGGGGGTGGGTGACCCTCGCGGACATCGAGGGCAACGAGTTCTGCGTGGAGCGGTCCGCCGGGGAACGGGCCGGGTGA
- a CDS encoding SIS domain-containing protein, with amino-acid sequence MSESKLAGQFFDAAIGLLQRVRDEEADSVAAAGAAVADAVAAGGRLFAFGAGHSSLAAQDVVYRAGGLALMNLLAVPGTVGVDVTPAPLGSALERVDGLAGAVLDSSPARPGDVVVIISLSGRNALPVEMAMNARALGLTVIGVTSVAYAEGTKSRHVSGTFLRDHCDIVLDSKIAIGDAELTHEGVEAPFAPASTVVTSALMQAMMAAATESLVERGIEPPLLRSGNVDGGHEWNGRVMTEYRDRIFFRH; translated from the coding sequence ATGAGCGAGAGCAAACTGGCCGGTCAGTTCTTCGACGCGGCCATCGGGCTGCTCCAGCGGGTACGGGACGAGGAGGCGGACAGCGTCGCCGCCGCCGGAGCCGCCGTCGCCGACGCGGTGGCGGCGGGCGGGCGGCTCTTCGCGTTCGGCGCCGGGCACTCCTCGCTGGCCGCGCAGGACGTCGTCTACCGGGCGGGCGGGCTCGCCCTGATGAACCTCCTCGCGGTGCCCGGCACGGTCGGCGTGGACGTGACGCCCGCGCCGCTGGGGTCCGCCCTGGAGCGGGTGGACGGGCTCGCGGGCGCGGTCCTGGACTCCAGCCCGGCCCGCCCCGGCGACGTCGTCGTGATCATCTCCCTCTCCGGCCGCAACGCGCTGCCGGTGGAGATGGCCATGAACGCGCGCGCCCTCGGCCTGACCGTCATCGGCGTCACCTCCGTGGCGTACGCGGAGGGCACCAAGTCCCGGCACGTGTCGGGCACCTTCCTGCGCGACCACTGCGACATCGTCCTGGACAGCAAGATCGCGATCGGGGACGCGGAGCTCACCCACGAGGGGGTCGAGGCCCCCTTCGCGCCCGCCTCCACCGTCGTCACCAGCGCGCTGATGCAGGCCATGATGGCCGCCGCGACGGAGTCCCTGGTCGAGCGCGGCATCGAGCCGCCGCTGCTGCGGTCCGGCAACGTCGACGGCGGCCACGAGTGGAACGGCCGGGTGATGACGGAGTACAGGGACCGGATCTTCTTCCGGCACTGA
- a CDS encoding ABC transporter ATP-binding protein codes for MPDQTVDGGSRTGSGEAGGPPAVRVSDLWKRFGDQIAVAGIDLELPAGKFIGLVGPNGAGKTTTLSMVTGLLRPDRGTVEIGGHDVWRDPVAVKSRIGVLPEGLRLFERLSGRELLAYTGRLRGLPGAEVDKRATQLLDVLDLAGAQHKLVVDYSTGMRKKIGLAAALLHNPEVLFLDEPFEGVDPVSAATIRRVLERYTASGATVVFSSHVMELVESLCDWVAVMAAGRIRAQGTLAEVRGGADSLQSAFLELVGAHGRDTGEALDWLGGGAAR; via the coding sequence ATGCCCGACCAGACAGTCGACGGCGGTTCGCGGACCGGGAGCGGGGAGGCGGGCGGGCCGCCCGCGGTCCGGGTCAGCGATCTGTGGAAGCGCTTCGGCGACCAGATCGCGGTCGCCGGGATCGACCTGGAGCTTCCGGCGGGCAAGTTCATCGGCCTGGTGGGGCCGAACGGCGCGGGCAAGACCACCACCTTGTCGATGGTGACCGGTCTGCTCCGCCCCGACCGGGGCACGGTCGAGATCGGCGGCCACGACGTGTGGCGCGACCCGGTCGCCGTGAAGTCCCGGATCGGCGTGCTGCCGGAGGGACTGCGGCTCTTCGAGCGCCTCTCGGGCCGCGAACTGCTGGCGTACACCGGGCGGCTGCGCGGACTGCCCGGCGCCGAGGTCGACAAGCGGGCCACCCAGCTGCTCGACGTCCTGGACCTGGCGGGCGCCCAGCACAAGCTCGTCGTGGACTACTCGACGGGCATGCGCAAGAAGATCGGGCTCGCCGCTGCGCTGCTGCACAACCCCGAAGTGCTCTTCCTCGACGAGCCGTTCGAGGGCGTCGACCCGGTGTCGGCGGCGACGATCCGCCGCGTCCTGGAGCGCTACACCGCCTCCGGCGCCACCGTCGTCTTCTCCAGCCATGTGATGGAGCTGGTGGAGTCGCTGTGCGACTGGGTCGCGGTGATGGCCGCCGGGCGCATCCGCGCCCAGGGCACGCTCGCGGAGGTGCGGGGCGGCGCGGACTCGCTGCAGAGCGCCTTCCTCGAACTCGTGGGCGCCCACGGCCGTGACACCGGCGAGGCGCTGGACTGGCTAGGCGGCGGTGCGGCCCGATGA
- a CDS encoding enoyl-CoA hydratase family protein, whose product MTYVQRSQDRGIRTLALDSPANRNALSAGLVGELGAALEECAGDKGVRALVLTHTGTTFCAGADLKSPADPGAFVALLRALVELPKPVVARVTGHVRAGGLGLLGACDIAVGGPESSYAFTESRLGLAPAVISMPLLPRMEPRAAARYFLTGERFGAPQAARAGLLTEAAEDVDAALDGVLDGLRRASPQGLAASKALVTATVVEAFDRWTDELSARSAALFASDEAREGVTAFLERRDPVWVW is encoded by the coding sequence ATGACCTACGTACAGCGGTCGCAGGACCGGGGGATCCGCACGCTCGCCCTGGACTCGCCCGCCAACCGCAACGCCCTGTCCGCCGGGCTGGTCGGCGAGCTGGGCGCGGCGCTGGAGGAGTGCGCCGGGGACAAGGGCGTACGCGCGCTGGTGCTCACCCACACCGGCACCACCTTCTGCGCGGGCGCCGACCTCAAGTCCCCGGCCGACCCGGGGGCGTTCGTGGCGCTGCTGCGCGCCCTGGTCGAACTGCCCAAGCCGGTGGTGGCGCGGGTGACCGGGCACGTGCGCGCGGGCGGGCTCGGGCTCCTCGGCGCCTGCGACATCGCGGTGGGCGGCCCGGAGTCCAGCTACGCCTTCACCGAGTCCCGGCTGGGGCTCGCCCCCGCCGTCATCTCCATGCCGCTCCTGCCGCGCATGGAACCGAGGGCGGCGGCCCGCTACTTCCTGACGGGGGAGCGGTTCGGGGCGCCGCAGGCGGCCCGCGCGGGGCTGCTCACGGAGGCCGCCGAGGACGTCGACGCGGCGCTCGACGGCGTGCTCGACGGCCTTCGGCGGGCCTCCCCGCAGGGGCTGGCCGCCTCGAAGGCGCTGGTCACGGCTACCGTGGTGGAGGCGTTCGACCGCTGGACGGATGAGCTGAGCGCGCGTTCGGCCGCCCTGTTCGCCTCGGACGAGGCACGGGAGGGCGTGACCGCGTTCCTGGAACGACGGGATCCCGTATGGGTGTGGTGA